GGAGTTGGACTGAAGATGTTCCTTTGCAGGCTCCTCAGAGTCCTTCAGTTCTGAAGAGGACGACCTTGCGTGTTGTTTACTAGATCCCAGAGAGTCAGTGGTCTTTGGGGTCACAGACTCGCTGTCGGGATCCAGCACGCTGGGGGCACCAGGGTTACAGAACAAAAGAGACCCGTCTCGAAGAGCTCCCTTCGCCAACCCGTCTTCTGTCGCTTTTGCCACAGCTACAATGAGCCAGATGATTATGATTAAAAATACAAACACTTCACACAAGAATCAAATCTGAAGAGAATCTACTTCAGCTACAGCGTTCACATTTTCTGATACACTGGTGAAATTAAGTAttgaaaacagaacaatgtGGTTCATCATGTAGTCCAGTTCATAGTGATATCAGGTCTGATTATCTACGACATTTTGGGGTATTCAGCAGATACTGTACCAGTAATAGGCTGTAATGCACCTAATGCCAAAATGAAAATCTGAAATCTTAAAACTCAACATGAAATTGTGTTACGTACTTTTGCTACCATGGCAGAAATAAGAGTATACCATTAAGTTGCTGCACACGCATTAATACAGACCAACTAAATAtacactgataaaaaaaaatagaaaaacagaagacacacagtaaaaaaaaaacaaaaaaactctcTTACCTGACTCTAAGCCAAGATGCTCAGACACGGACCCTGCAGGCCTGAGCGCGGGTCGGGCCCAAGCGAGGCCCAGCATGGCGACGTTGAAGAGCAGGCTGAGGGCGCTGGCTGCCGTGGCCAGGATGGGTCTCTGGATGGGGTGTGGCTGGAAGATGTGGTTGAGAATCTCCAGCGTGACTGAAACGCACAGGGAGGCCACGAGCAGCGCCGACACCAGCGCCCCGAACGGCTGGACACGCGACGGCATGACGCGCGAGAGAGGGGAAGCGGGGTCACAACCCACAGTAGGGACGGGCCCGGCAGAGGACCTGACGTTAAGGTCGGGGCGAGGACTGCTGGGGGGAGAGGAGTCGGGGTGGGGGCAGGAAGTGATGTGTGAGTTTGAGGAGATGATGTGAGGAGACGCGGCCAGAGAAGGAGTCGTATGAGAGGccagaggagggggagatggaggaggagtatGTGCCGGCCAGGGCTGCTGGAGCGacaggtggaggaggatgtAGAGGGTGTGGAAACCGTCCACCATGTTGATTAGGCAGTTGCAGAGGCGGCTGACGACGATCTCaaacagcaggagcagcagggtTAGTCCCAGAATGCACTTGTGCCCGATGCCCCTCCACAACCTCCCATGCCCATCCATGGCACCTACTGGACACAGGTGAGATTTACATAAGGAAAAAGTAAAGAAATTTGACAGCTGACTCGCACAGAATCTTCCAGCACGTTACCCAAATGTTCTTTTCAAAGCAGCACTTACTCCTGCCCAACTCTCCCAgctaaacacacaggcacagcaccaacacacacacacacacacacacacacacacacacacaggcagtacCATAAATAAATGACATACTTTGGACAGCGAtcagatttttttgtttgtttttgagacTACTCAATGACTGACACCCTTGTGTGGCACAACAAATAACAATGTTGTTTCAAACAGCAATAACTTCATAACTCGAAACTTTCCATTTCCCATGAACAATTTGCTAAGGACAAGGTCTAGCAGAGCATGTCCAAGAGCCTATTGGGTATGTAGGTTGCCTCTTTAATCACTGTTTGACTAATGAAAATCCATAGTGCCTCTTGCCTTGAAGAATGTGCCTTGAAGAATATGCTTAGGAGTATGCTCAAAGGTTAGTACTCCAGGCACACTCCTTCGAGTCAAGGAATAAAAGTTTTAAAACACTTAATTTAAATCATAGGGTAGGCTACAGAGGTAAAAACGCCAATCCGTTTCAGCCGTCTAGGCCTTCATCAGGTCATGGTCAATGACAGGTACCTGAGTAGCCCATGTAAGTACAGTTTTAAGGTCACATGATCAGGTACCAAAGGCTTGACATGCTTAGATCTTTATGTCAGGTTTCAGAAAGTTCATACAAAAATACATTATACAAAAAGTATTGGAAACATTCATCCAAATCATTTACATTTGCTTATAAGAGACATTAACAAAGCTCTAAAATCTATTTCCTAGTTTAGACCAAGATAGTTCAAGATAGTTTTAAAAGACTGTCATCTTTATTATGGTGCAAAGAAGTGGCGTGCCAGAGTAGTCTTCATTATTGGTTCTAATGGCATTTATGTTCGGCCACTTATCTTTTAATCTCTAATGTAAGAGCAATGTAAAAGCAGTAACATTGGGCATGTAAGGCTATATAGCCTTCTGCAAAGGTTGTATTGCAATTTATAAATGGGCTAaatactgtttgtttgttttgaggttattaattattttctttaaaatatTATACAGTGATTACATGCGTTTTGTAGACATTTATAGTTCAGCCTATGTCCCAACTGAACATTTTAGCAGGCAAAGACCAGTTCCATTGGATTTTGATTCAAAGGCGCGAGGCATAGGCTACATTAGTGATCTGAAATTTCATTCACATGCTTGATAGGCTACCAAAACAATATACCAACCTACACGTTTTAAACTCAACTAATTGTACAAACCAACCTTTTTCAGTTAAGGGAATTCCGTTCTGTGATTACCGGCAGCGTATTTCGACGGGAGGGTCCTTACGTTTCCTTCGACAGTCTGGCAGACAAACTTTCTTTGCCGGTTGAAAGCGCCCTCCGCGGACCATCATGTCCCACGCCCACCCAACTCCCCCTGTTCTAATCGCTGTCATGTGAGTGAATCTATCTTCGTTATCCTCTCTTATCCTTGGGTTTCTTTGATATAATCCTGTTAAGGGCCATCGCCATCAAAGTCCACCAGACCCTGTTTCCAGATGTTCATTCCATGGATAGCCTGAGCACCTAACGAGTAGGCTGTTGATGTTGGTGACGATGCTGATAGAACAGTGCCATGTGTTGACTTATAAAAACTGATTAGGCTAGCCTTG
The Sardina pilchardus chromosome 13, fSarPil1.1, whole genome shotgun sequence genome window above contains:
- the LOC134099860 gene encoding uncharacterized protein LOC134099860, with the protein product MDGHGRLWRGIGHKCILGLTLLLLLFEIVVSRLCNCLINMVDGFHTLYILLHLSLQQPWPAHTPPPSPPPLASHTTPSLAASPHIISSNSHITSCPHPDSSPPSSPRPDLNVRSSAGPVPTVGCDPASPLSRVMPSRVQPFGALVSALLVASLCVSVTLEILNHIFQPHPIQRPILATAASALSLLFNVAMLGLAWARPALRPAGSVSEHLGLESAVAKATEDGLAKGALRDGSLLFCNPGAPSVLDPDSESVTPKTTDSLGSSKQHARSSSSELKDSEEPAKEHLQSNSRALELTNVPSQVPMHSHTGYPASLCVPPLSVPYKAPLRGHQSSCLCRVLIAILRDLLCPCLALANALTALLGSPDCHHPQESCSSMVFLDPALSMMAVLVLLACALPEVRRMGLLLLQSCPPGLSVPELRQGLLAVRGVEGVHELHVWQLTESCLVASVHVHVNAHCWRQGPDKVVAGVMETLHRAGVSMCTVQPELATESLNGEPALPAAPGNLVVGRPCSLPCRKECLDKMCCTPRKKAGVGDGAPPSGDAEEKAPQAVIIENTFL